The following proteins come from a genomic window of Macadamia integrifolia cultivar HAES 741 chromosome 14, SCU_Mint_v3, whole genome shotgun sequence:
- the LOC122061136 gene encoding histone H4: MSGRGKGGKGLGKGGAKRHRKVLRDNIQGITKPAIRRLARRGGVKRISGLIYEETRGVLKIFLENVIRDAVTYTEHARRKTVTAMDVVYALKRQGRTLYGFGG, from the coding sequence ATGTCAGGAAGAGGCAAGGGAGGTAAGGGATTGGGGAAGGGAGGAGCTAAGAGGCATCGTAAGGTGTTGAGAGATAACATTCAGGGTATCACCAAGCCTGCTATTCGTCGTCTCGCGAGGCGTGGAGGTGTCAAGCGTATCAGTGGCTTGATCTATGAAGAAACCCGTGGAGTCCTCAAGATCTTCCTCGAGAACGTTATCCGTGATGCGGTTACCTACACAGAGCACGCTCGGAGGAAGACCGTGACAGCCATGGATGTTGTTTATGCTCTCAAGAGGCAAGGCAGGACTCTGTATGGTTTTGGGGGTTAG